The nucleotide sequence CGACTTGAAGGTTTGAAGCGTAGTGCTTAAAACTGAATGATGTCTTTCCTCAATTGATTGGGGAAAGACAGAATCCGATGAGGCTGATCAGCGGCATTTACTTAAATGCTTAAAGTAGCTAATCAGAGCATTTGAAAATAAAAATAATGATTAGAACGATTTTATAATATGAATAGCCATCTCTACTATTTCTATAAGATGAATTTATGAATGATTTTTTAACGGTAACAGGTTGGATTATAGGTGTAGTATCAATTGGTTATGCTTATCTTTCAGGTAAAAAAAGCGATGAAAAATTTTCTAGTATTCTTAACAAACTAGCTTCTCAGCCTATAGAGATTTTAGCTATTCTTAGCTCACCAAATGAAAATAAAGTAATAGAGCTATATGACTTTCAGAATAGAGTTAATGAACCCTATGTTTTATCTAAGTTTGATATAGATAATGATGGAGAGGATGAAATTTTCATACAATCAGGTGCAGGACCATATAGCTGTAAATTAGAAATATATAATTATATAAAAGATCCAGATGAACCCACACTTCAATTAATGGATACAGT is from Acinetobacter lwoffii and encodes:
- a CDS encoding FG-GAP repeat domain-containing protein encodes the protein MNDFLTVTGWIIGVVSIGYAYLSGKKSDEKFSSILNKLASQPIEILAILSSPNENKVIELYDFQNRVNEPYVLSKFDIDNDGEDEIFIQSGAGPYSCKLEIYNYIKDPDEPTLQLMDTVVVSTTAGYIFTDIDNDGMLEIITNDNSIKADKPYVLGFRDRVIFKFVDKKIKEISRLELYTEEEMTSRLEAFEKENFS